The Hymenobacter oligotrophus genome has a window encoding:
- the ccoS gene encoding cbb3-type cytochrome oxidase assembly protein CcoS, whose amino-acid sequence MEIIFGLITISLTVAVLFLLAFVWAVRSQQYDDTYTPAVRMLFEDNETQAPTEQPQ is encoded by the coding sequence ATGGAAATCATCTTCGGCCTCATCACCATTTCGCTCACCGTTGCCGTGCTGTTTTTGCTGGCCTTCGTGTGGGCCGTGCGCAGCCAGCAGTACGACGATACCTACACGCCCGCCGTGCGCATGCTGTTTGAAGACAACGAAACGCAAGCCCCAACGGAGCAGCCGCAGTAG
- a CDS encoding heavy metal translocating P-type ATPase, with the protein MNITAAHIHTHTACTHCGDDCPEQPIVLHDKPFCCQGCKAVYELLEANNLCNYYSISEEHPGQKIKEVELPGRFDYLDEESVQAQLLSFRSDKLARLTLTLPQMHCASCIYLLENLYKLNPGVSESRVNFLRKEISLSYVPSETSLKEVVKLLAALGYEPQITLAELGAQPNHGSRAIYYKLGLAGFCFGNVMLLAFPDYLSFTDELAREFGRFFGYISLLLSVPVLLYSAQDFYRSAWAGIRQRYINLDFPISLGLTALFGVSTYEVLSGTGAGYLDSFTGLVFFMLIGKWVQQRTYDALRFDRDFTSYFPVAVTLLTKDGEKSVSVKDLQVGHRILVRNQEVIPADAMLMRGTGQIDYSFVSGESVPVAKVAGEVVYAGGRQVGEAVELEVVREVSQGYLTQLWNNPTFQKAEKQTLETYANKVGRYFVAATLLIAAGAVAYWLPRDQQMMWRAFTSVLVIACPCALSLATPFALGSALTAFGRRKFYLKNSAVAETLGRATTIVFDKTGTLTDVKQSAVEYLGPALTLREQQAVAAVVRQSTHPLSQRLAQELPHSPFAVADFVEVPGQGLRGTVDGLSVKVGAAAFVGASPTAAHTSETSDNMQSRVYVSLNNDLGGCYIFRNVYRQNLREVLADLGTRYRLAVLSGDNDTEQERLRELFGPKAELRFRQTPQNKLDYIAELKRQGDTVIMIGDGLNDAGALQQADAGIALTHTLSNFSPACDAILDASSFGQLNTFLKFTQDCLQVVLATFVLSFIYNGIGLGLAVQGKFTPIVSAILMPISSLSVMLFATLLVRLAAYQRKL; encoded by the coding sequence GTGAACATCACCGCTGCCCATATCCACACCCACACGGCCTGCACCCACTGCGGCGACGACTGCCCCGAGCAGCCCATTGTGCTGCACGACAAGCCGTTTTGCTGCCAGGGCTGCAAAGCCGTGTACGAGCTGCTCGAGGCCAACAACCTCTGCAACTACTACTCGATTTCGGAGGAGCACCCCGGCCAGAAAATCAAGGAAGTAGAACTGCCCGGCCGTTTCGATTACCTCGACGAGGAATCGGTGCAGGCGCAGCTGCTCAGCTTCCGCTCCGATAAGCTGGCCCGACTTACGCTTACGCTGCCGCAAATGCACTGCGCTTCGTGCATTTACCTGCTCGAGAACCTGTACAAGCTCAACCCCGGTGTGTCGGAGTCGCGCGTGAATTTCCTGCGCAAGGAAATCAGCCTGAGCTACGTGCCTTCCGAAACCTCGCTGAAGGAAGTGGTGAAGCTGCTGGCCGCCCTAGGTTACGAGCCGCAAATTACGCTGGCCGAGCTGGGCGCGCAGCCCAACCACGGCTCGCGCGCCATCTATTACAAGCTGGGCTTGGCGGGGTTCTGCTTCGGCAACGTAATGCTGCTGGCCTTCCCCGATTACCTGTCCTTCACCGACGAGCTGGCCCGCGAGTTCGGGCGCTTTTTCGGCTACATCAGCCTGCTGCTGTCGGTGCCGGTGCTGCTCTACAGCGCGCAGGATTTTTACCGCTCGGCCTGGGCCGGCATCCGGCAGCGCTACATCAACCTGGACTTTCCGATTAGCCTAGGTCTGACGGCCTTGTTCGGCGTGAGCACCTACGAGGTGCTGTCGGGCACCGGCGCCGGCTACCTTGATTCGTTCACGGGCCTCGTGTTCTTCATGCTGATCGGCAAGTGGGTGCAGCAGCGCACTTACGACGCCCTCCGCTTCGACCGCGACTTCACCTCGTACTTCCCGGTGGCCGTTACGCTGCTCACCAAGGATGGCGAGAAGTCGGTATCGGTGAAGGACCTGCAAGTGGGCCACCGCATTTTGGTGCGCAACCAGGAGGTAATTCCGGCCGATGCGATGCTGATGCGCGGCACCGGGCAAATCGACTACTCGTTTGTGTCGGGCGAATCGGTGCCGGTGGCCAAAGTAGCCGGCGAGGTGGTGTACGCCGGCGGCCGGCAAGTGGGCGAGGCCGTGGAGCTGGAGGTGGTGCGCGAGGTGTCGCAGGGCTACCTCACGCAGCTCTGGAACAACCCCACTTTCCAGAAAGCCGAAAAGCAAACCCTCGAAACCTACGCCAACAAGGTGGGGCGCTACTTTGTGGCCGCCACGCTGCTTATCGCGGCCGGTGCCGTGGCCTATTGGCTCCCGCGCGACCAGCAGATGATGTGGCGCGCGTTTACCTCGGTGCTGGTTATTGCTTGCCCGTGCGCGTTGTCGCTGGCTACGCCGTTTGCCCTGGGCAGCGCCCTCACGGCGTTTGGCCGCCGCAAGTTCTACCTGAAAAACTCGGCCGTGGCCGAAACCCTAGGTCGGGCCACCACCATTGTGTTCGACAAGACGGGTACCCTTACCGACGTAAAGCAATCGGCCGTGGAGTACCTAGGGCCCGCACTTACGCTGCGCGAGCAGCAAGCCGTAGCGGCCGTGGTGCGCCAATCAACGCACCCCCTGAGCCAGCGCCTGGCGCAGGAGCTGCCCCACAGCCCGTTTGCCGTAGCCGATTTTGTGGAAGTGCCCGGCCAGGGCCTGCGCGGCACCGTGGATGGCTTGTCGGTGAAGGTGGGTGCGGCGGCGTTCGTGGGCGCCTCGCCCACGGCGGCGCACACCTCCGAAACTTCCGACAACATGCAGTCGCGGGTGTACGTGAGCCTCAACAACGACCTAGGCGGCTGCTACATTTTCCGGAACGTGTACCGCCAAAACCTGCGCGAGGTACTCGCCGACCTCGGCACACGCTACCGCCTGGCCGTGCTCTCGGGCGACAACGACACCGAGCAGGAGCGCCTGCGCGAGCTGTTTGGACCCAAAGCCGAGCTGCGCTTCCGCCAAACCCCGCAAAACAAGCTCGACTACATTGCCGAGCTCAAGCGCCAGGGCGACACGGTAATTATGATTGGCGACGGGCTGAACGATGCCGGCGCGCTGCAGCAAGCCGATGCCGGCATTGCCCTCACCCATACGCTCAGCAACTTCTCGCCCGCCTGCGACGCCATTCTCGACGCCAGCAGCTTCGGGCAGCTCAACACCTTTCTCAAATTCACCCAGGACTGCCTGCAGGTGGTGCTGGCCACGTTTGTTCTTTCGTTTATCTACAACGGCATTGGCTTGGGCCTGGCCGTGCAGGGCAAGTTCACGCCCATCGTGTCGGCCATTCTAATGCCCATCAGTTCGCTTAGCGTGATGCTCTTTGCCACGCTGCTGGTGCGCCTGGCTGCTTACCAACGCAAACTCTAA
- a CDS encoding group III truncated hemoglobin: MPSPPPTPAASLPDITTEADIQKLVDTFYDKVNQDALLGPVFNQIAQVHWPKHLPTMYDFWSSVLFGTMRYKGRPFPKHLALPIEGEHFQRWLQLFYATVQENFSGPKAEEAKVKALNIASMFEYKMKTAKSPLSIL; this comes from the coding sequence ATGCCGAGCCCCCCTCCTACTCCGGCCGCTTCGCTTCCCGACATCACCACCGAAGCCGATATCCAAAAGCTGGTTGATACTTTTTACGACAAGGTAAACCAGGATGCACTCCTGGGTCCGGTATTCAACCAAATTGCGCAGGTGCACTGGCCCAAGCACTTGCCCACCATGTACGACTTTTGGAGCTCGGTGCTGTTTGGCACCATGCGCTACAAAGGCCGGCCGTTTCCCAAGCACTTGGCGCTGCCCATCGAAGGCGAACATTTTCAGCGTTGGCTGCAGCTGTTTTACGCCACCGTACAGGAAAACTTCAGCGGCCCTAAAGCCGAGGAAGCCAAAGTGAAGGCGCTCAACATCGCCTCCATGTTCGAGTACAAGATGAAAACGGCCAAGTCGCCGTTGTCCATCCTGTAA